The following are encoded together in the Phaseolus vulgaris cultivar G19833 chromosome 9, P. vulgaris v2.0, whole genome shotgun sequence genome:
- the LOC137822644 gene encoding uncharacterized protein, producing the protein MAITHADLQPSRSKTDLSSKTGAFLMVLTILIGLFCFILCLIAEATRSEVTWMNTGGKENRAKSECAYSGSGKVPLLCAASAFVGLAFAMVMQHTYMLIAVSKSSPSLLTWDPHSPSAKSLTWQAAFFFVTTWICFGVAEILLLAALGVESGHLKNWWKPRTGCYNIREGLFSAAGVLALTTVFLAAGLYLTALRAQKMVEEVASVRREVLEASALYASPPRSPQPHYMSTVSRENPTSRENQNELLLSVFPTPFVKSFEFA; encoded by the exons ATGGCAATCACACATGCTGACCTTCAACCAAGCAGAAGCAAGACAGATTTGAGCAGCAAAACTGGTGCCTTCCTTATGGTTCTCACAATACTAATAGGCCTCTTCTGCTTCATCCTATGTCTCATAGCAGAAGCCACACGTTCTGAG GTGACATGGATGAACACAGGTGGAAAAGAAAATAGAGCCAAATCAGAATGTGCTTACAGTGGTAGTGGGAAAGTACCATTACTATGTGCTGCTTCTGCTTTTGTTGGACTTGCATTTGCCATGGTCATGCAACACACTTACATGTTGATAGCAGTGAGCAAATCATCACCTTCTTTGCTTACCTGGGACCCTCATTCTCCCTCTGCCAAGTCCCTAACATGGCAAGCAGCGTTTTTCTTCGTTACAACTTG GATTTGTTTTGGAGTTGCAGAGATTTTGTTGTTGGCAGCACTGGGTGTAGAGTCAGGCCATCTGAAGAATTGGTGGAAGCCAAGAACAGGTTGCTACAACATCAGAGAAGGGTTGTTCTCTGCTGCAGGGGTGTTGGCTTTAACCACAGTTTTCTTGGCTGCTGGTTTATACCTAACAGCACTACGTGCACAGAAAATGGTAGAGGAAGTAGCAAGTGTTCGAAGAGAGGTTCTAGAAGCCTCTGCCTTGTATGCTTCTCCACCAAGATCACCCCAACCACACTATATGTCAACCGTTTCAAGGGAGAACCCCACAAGCAGAGAGAACCAGAATGAGCTTCTCTTATCTGTGTTTCCAACTCCATTTGTTAAATCTTTCGAGTTTGCATGA
- the LOC137821213 gene encoding protein FAR1-RELATED SEQUENCE 11-like, with product MSEGTSLVLESSENGTDLSQDDIDTIEETAEETILSRQTSVNLVPFIGQRFVSQEAAYEFYCSFAKQCGFSIRRHRTRGKDGVGRGVTRRDFTCHRGGFPQIKPSDDGKVQRNRKSSRCGCQAYMRIVKRADFDVPEWRVTGFRNIHNHELLKSNEVRLLPAYCPISPDDKSRICMFAKAGMSVRQMLRLMELEKGVKLGCLPFTEIDVRNLLQSFRNVDRDNDAIDLIAMCKRLKDENNNFKYEFKIDSNNRLEHIAWSYSSSIQSYETFGDAVVFDTTYRVDAYDMLLGFWLGVDNNGMTCFFSCALLRDENILSFSWALKAFLGFMKGKAPQTILTDHNTWLKEAIAVELPETKHAFCIWHILSKFSDWFSLLLGSQYDEWKAEFHRLYNLELVEDFEEGWRQMVDKYGLHTNKHIISLYSLRTFWALPFLRRYFFAGLTSTCQSESINGFIQRFLSAQSQLDRFVEQVADIVDFNDRAGAKQKMQRKLQKACLKTGSPIESHAATVLTPYALNKLQEELVLAPQYASFLVDEGCFQVRHHSQSDGGCKVFWVPCQEHISCSCHLFEFSGILCRHVLRVLSTNNCFHVPDQYLPGRWRGISSSSVNHFRGATSRDQPERMQLLESMVSTFLVESIETEERLDVACEQISMVLSRIKTLPRSPHGVNDIAFSYPSDSLILPEVEDADGMIPGFTITNPHDSITTGKLKERRARDGVDLTRKRRQFSAPLCAQYGHDATDCSIMATDNMSGDALGYL from the exons ATGTCGGAAGGAACCAGTTTGGTCCTGGAATCATCTGAAAATGGCACGGATTTGTCTCAGGACGACATTGACACCATTGAGGAAACAGCAGAGGAAACAATTTTGTCAAGACAAACTTCTGTCAACCTTGTTCCTTTTATTGGTCAAAGATTTGTATCTCAAGAAGCAGCTTATGAATTTTATTGCAGTTTTGCTAAACAGTGTGGCTTTTCAATTAGACGACACCGAACTCGAGGGAAAGATGGAGTTGGAAGGGGAGTTACAAGGAGGGACTTCACTTGCCATCGTGGTGGTTTTCCCCAGATTAAACCTTCTGATGATGGAAAGGTGCAAAGGAACCGCAAATCATCTCGCTGTGGTTGCCAAGCATACATGCGTATTGTGAAAAGGGCAGATTTTGATGTCCCTGAATGGCGTGTTACTGGTTTTAGGAACATACACAATCATGAGTTACTAAAATCCAATGAGGTGCGCCTTCTTCCGGCGTATTGTCCGATATCTCCTGATGACAAGAGTCGTATATGCATGTTTGCTAAAGCTGGAATGTCAGTAAGGCAGATGTTAAGACTGATGGAACTTGAGAAAGGTGTCAAACTTGGTTGTCTTCCTTTTACAGAGATAGATGTAAGAAACCTGCTGCAGTCTTTCAGAAATGTGGACAGAGATAATGATGCCATTGATTTGATTGCTATGTGCAAGAGGTTAAAGGATGAAAACAACAACTTCAAATATGAATTCAAAATAGATAGTAATAACAGGCTTGAACATATTGCGTGGTCCTATAGTTCATCCATTCAATCATACGAGACATTTGGCGATGCTGTAGTTTTTGATACCACCTACCGAGTAGATGCTTATGACATGCTGTTGGGATTTTGGCTTGGTGTGGACAATAATGGCATGACTTGTTTCTTTAGTTGCGCACTTCTACGGGATGAAAACATATTGTCTTTCTCATGGGCTCTAAAG GCTTTCTTGGGGTTCATGAAAGGAAAGGCTCCACAAACAATCTTGACAGATCACAACACTTGGCTGAAAGAAGCTATTGCAGTTGAATTGCCTGAAACTAAACATGCCTTTTGTATATGGCATATTCTTTCTAAGTTCTCTGATTGGTTTTCTTTACTTCTTGGATCACAATATGATGAGTGGAAAGCTGAGTTCCACCGGCTCTACAATTTGGAACTGGTGGAAGATTTTGAAGAAGGCTGGCGGCAAATGGTTGACAAATATGGACTCCACACAAATAAACATATTATTAGCCTGTATTCGTTGAGGACATTTTGGGCTTTACCATTCTTGAGGCGCTACTTCTTTGCAGGATTGACCAGTACATGTCAGTCTGAGTCCATTAATGGTTTCATCCAACGTTTCTTGAGTGCCCAATCTCAACTAGACCGCTTTGTGGAGCAA GTGGCTGATATTGTTGATTTTAATGACCGAGCCGGAGCGAAACAAAAGATGCAAAGGAAACTGCAGAAAGCTTGCCTCAAAACTGGTTCACCTATTGAATCCCATGCTGCCACTGTACTAACTCCTTATGCCTTAAATAAACTTCAGGAAGAGCTAGTTTTGGCGCCACAATATGCATCCTTCCTGGTTGATGAAGGTTGTTTCCAGGTCAGACACCATTCTCAGTCAGACGGAGGGTGCAAAGTATTTTGGGTTCCTTGTCAAGAGCACATCAGCTGCAGCTGCCATCTGTTCGAGTTTTCAGGCATCTTATGTAGACATGTGCTACGTGTCCTGTCAACTAATAACTGTTTTCACGTCCCTGATCAATATTTACCCGGCCGATGGCGAGGCATCAGTTCATCTTCTGTTAACCACTTCCGGGGTGCCACTAGTAGGGATCAGCCTGAAAGGATGCAACTTTTGGAATCCATGGTTTCAACATTTTTAGTGGAATCCATTGAAACTGAGGAACGTCTGGATGTTGCTTGCGAGCAAATTTCCATGGTGCTATCACGCATCAAAACTCTTCCCAGGTCTCCACATGGGGTGAATGACATTGCATTTAGTTATCCATCAGATTCATTAATCCTCCCAGAGGTAGAAGATGCTGATGGAATGATTCCCGGCTTTACAATCACAAATCCCCATGATTCTATCACTACAGGAAAGCTCAAGGAAAGAAGGGCTAGAGATGGAGTCGATCTCACAAGGAAGCGCAGACAGTTTTCTGCACCATTGTGTGCTCAATATGGACATGATGCAACTGATTGCTCAATAATGGCGACTGACAATATGAGTGGAGATGCATTAGGGTACTTGTAG